A window of the Streptomyces sp. NBC_00250 genome harbors these coding sequences:
- a CDS encoding sensor histidine kinase → MDFAAAFTRDPQAAPYPVRCDATAAAVFAVLATVLALCVDDGRRPDALGWTLLLAAHVPLAWRRKAPLPVLLAVVACVAPYHGLDYMHLAPIPASMTALYTVASTGRPVRTVIVGLSVTSVTLTIQLLVNPHEIVELLRVSGWVIAMLVFGTSIRLYRQLVAGVLERAEHEAERKVSEERLRIARDLHDLLAHSITLIGVQTSVAAHVLVADPDRLDREALVQALDGIAETCREARTEVRTTLDVLRAAPEGPLPDLASLPDLVRSSGADLSVRTAAAKIPAAVGAAAYRIVQESLTNAVRHGGPGADVRVDVGLDEEVLTVRVTNGGAAPRGSSHAPQGVGGGTSGSGYGILGMRERARSVGGTLVAGPRAGGGFEVEAALPLSVRKVTV, encoded by the coding sequence ATGGACTTCGCAGCGGCCTTCACCCGCGACCCTCAGGCGGCGCCGTACCCGGTGCGGTGCGACGCGACGGCCGCCGCGGTGTTCGCGGTACTCGCCACGGTGCTCGCGCTGTGCGTCGACGACGGCCGCCGCCCGGACGCCCTCGGCTGGACGCTGCTGCTCGCCGCGCACGTCCCGCTGGCCTGGCGTCGCAAGGCGCCCCTGCCGGTGCTGCTCGCCGTGGTGGCCTGCGTCGCCCCGTACCACGGGCTCGACTACATGCATCTGGCGCCCATACCGGCCTCGATGACCGCGCTCTACACCGTCGCCTCCACCGGCCGGCCGGTGCGCACGGTGATCGTGGGGCTCTCGGTCACCTCCGTCACCCTCACCATCCAGCTCCTCGTCAACCCGCACGAGATCGTGGAACTGCTGCGGGTCTCCGGCTGGGTGATCGCGATGCTGGTCTTCGGCACGAGCATCCGGCTCTACCGGCAGCTGGTGGCGGGCGTGCTGGAGCGGGCGGAGCACGAGGCCGAGCGGAAGGTCTCCGAGGAACGGCTGCGCATCGCCCGGGACCTGCACGACCTCCTCGCCCACTCGATCACCCTCATCGGCGTGCAGACGTCGGTCGCCGCGCACGTCCTGGTCGCCGACCCCGACCGGCTCGACCGGGAGGCGCTCGTGCAGGCGCTCGACGGCATAGCCGAGACCTGCCGGGAGGCCCGGACCGAGGTGCGCACGACGCTGGACGTGCTGCGGGCCGCACCGGAGGGCCCGCTGCCCGACCTGGCCTCGCTGCCCGACCTCGTACGGTCCTCGGGCGCGGACCTGTCGGTACGGACGGCGGCGGCGAAGATCCCGGCGGCCGTGGGCGCGGCGGCGTACCGGATCGTGCAGGAGTCCTTGACCAACGCCGTACGGCACGGCGGTCCGGGCGCGGACGTGCGGGTCGATGTCGGTCTCGACGAGGAGGTGTTGACGGTACGGGTGACCAACGGCGGCGCCGCTCCCCGGGGGTCCTCCCACGCCCCGCAGGGCGTAGGGGGAGGAACGAGCGGCTCCGGCTACGGGATCCTGGGGATGCGGGAGCGGGCGAGGAGCGTGGGCGGCACACTGGTCGCGGGCCCGCGCGCCGGCGGGGGCTTCGAGGTCGAGGCGGCGCTGCCGCTCTCGGTGCGAAAGGTGACGGTGTGA
- the cutA gene encoding divalent cation tolerance protein CutA encodes MIVTVRTTTDARAKADALARGAVEARLVACAQISGPVTSVYHWQGAIETTEEWEVVFKTTEARYRALEAYLLAAHDYETPEILATRVTRVSEGYARWVEGETAGAPVIEGPADDERPFFVYGTLRPGAYNHDRFLAGRIGTEADAVLHGAVLHDGPGYPYVVPAEEGRVVGTLLTPASGSYGELFGLLDRLELPVGYERVAMDVVRTGDGARVSAWVFLAAPDAPLGAVIESGDWFSRP; translated from the coding sequence GTGATCGTCACCGTCCGCACCACCACCGACGCGCGCGCCAAGGCCGATGCCCTGGCGCGCGGCGCCGTCGAGGCCCGGCTGGTCGCCTGCGCGCAGATCTCGGGGCCCGTCACGTCCGTCTACCACTGGCAGGGCGCGATCGAGACCACCGAGGAGTGGGAGGTGGTGTTCAAGACCACCGAGGCCCGCTACCGGGCCCTGGAGGCGTACCTCCTCGCCGCCCACGACTACGAGACGCCCGAGATCCTCGCCACCCGGGTGACCCGGGTCAGCGAGGGGTACGCCCGCTGGGTGGAGGGGGAGACCGCGGGCGCCCCGGTGATCGAGGGCCCGGCGGACGACGAGCGGCCGTTCTTCGTCTACGGGACGCTGCGCCCGGGCGCGTACAACCACGACCGGTTCCTCGCCGGACGGATCGGCACCGAGGCGGACGCCGTGCTGCACGGGGCGGTCCTGCACGACGGGCCCGGCTATCCGTACGTCGTCCCGGCGGAGGAGGGCCGGGTGGTCGGCACCCTGCTGACACCCGCGTCCGGCTCCTACGGCGAGCTGTTCGGCCTGCTCGACCGCCTTGAGCTGCCCGTCGGGTACGAGCGGGTGGCGATGGACGTCGTCCGGACGGGGGACGGGGCGCGGGTGTCCGCCTGGGTGTTCCTGGCGGCCCCGGACGCGCCGCTCGGCGCGGTCATCGAGAGCGGCGACTGGTTCAGCCGGCCGTAG
- a CDS encoding response regulator transcription factor: MIRVLLADDQTLVRASFAMLLESAPDMEVVGQAANGREAVELARSSRADLVVMDVRMPELDGIGATRLIAADEDLAGVKVLVLTTYDTDEHVMEALRAGASGFVVKDIHPAELLTAIRTVAAGEALLSPGPTSRLIARALAVPEPLATAGPEGLSDRERQVLTLTGRGLNNTEIAETLGLSPLTAKTHVSRIMGKLSARDRAQLVIIAYESGLVSPGR; the protein is encoded by the coding sequence GTGATCCGGGTGCTGCTCGCGGACGATCAGACGCTCGTCCGGGCGTCGTTCGCGATGCTGCTCGAATCGGCGCCGGACATGGAGGTCGTGGGCCAGGCGGCCAACGGCCGGGAGGCGGTCGAGCTGGCTCGCTCGTCGCGGGCCGACCTGGTGGTCATGGACGTCCGGATGCCCGAGCTCGACGGGATCGGCGCGACCCGGCTGATCGCCGCCGACGAGGACCTGGCCGGAGTCAAGGTGCTGGTCCTCACCACGTACGACACCGACGAGCACGTCATGGAGGCGCTGCGGGCGGGCGCGTCGGGCTTCGTCGTCAAGGACATCCACCCGGCGGAGCTCCTCACCGCGATCCGTACGGTCGCGGCGGGCGAGGCCCTGCTGTCGCCGGGCCCGACGTCCCGGTTGATCGCCCGGGCGCTGGCCGTGCCGGAACCCCTGGCGACGGCCGGCCCGGAGGGGCTCTCGGACCGTGAACGCCAGGTGCTGACGCTGACGGGCCGGGGCCTGAACAACACCGAGATCGCGGAGACGCTGGGACTCTCGCCCCTCACGGCGAAGACCCATGTCAGCCGGATCATGGGAAAGCTGTCCGCACGGGACCGGGCCCAGCTGGTCATCATCGCCTACGAGTCGGGCCTGGTGAGTCCGGGCCGCTGA
- a CDS encoding molybdopterin oxidoreductase family protein — protein sequence MSEVTAVPTHCPYCALQCGMSLRPTGVPELPAEVVDRTDFPVNRGALCGKGRTAPSVLSSRVRLTEPLVRCPDTGVLTPASWEEALAAVADGLRRTRADHGPDAVGVFGGGGLTNEKAYTLGKFARLVLGTSQIDYNGRFCMSSAAAAHGRAFGLDRGLPFPLEDIPKTGCVILVGSNLAETMPPALRYLTELKENGGKLIVIDPRRTRTAEQADLHLAPRPGTDLALALGMLHLVVAEGRVDQEFVATRTSGWEAARAGAMSHWPEQVERITGVSVPRLREAVALFSDADTGMVLTARGPEQQSKGTDTVGAWINLCLATGKAGRPLSGYGCLTGQGNGQGGREHGQKADQLPGYRKLDDPAARAHVAGVWGVPPESLPGPGRSAYELLDALGGDVKSLLLMGSNPVVSAPRAAHIEGRLRSLDFLAVADVVLSETAALADVVLPVTQWAEETGTMTNLEGRVLLRRRALTPPAGVRSDLEVLHALAGLLGWEKGFPAEPEEVFDELRRASAGGPADYSGIDYRRIEDEQGVFWPCPETPEGTESHPGTPRLFLDRFATPDGRARFVPVVHRAAAEETDAEYPVVLTTGRVVSQYQSGAQTRRVDELNAAAPGPFVELHPRVAERLGVAEGERIAVVSRRGRAVAPARITTAIRPDTVFMPFHWAGEGRANTLVNPALDPISRMPEFKVCAVRLERAGNDT from the coding sequence ATGTCCGAGGTCACCGCCGTACCCACCCACTGCCCCTACTGCGCCCTGCAGTGCGGCATGTCGCTCCGCCCCACCGGCGTCCCGGAGCTGCCCGCCGAGGTGGTCGACCGGACCGACTTCCCCGTCAACCGGGGCGCGCTGTGCGGCAAGGGCCGCACCGCCCCCTCCGTACTCTCCTCCCGGGTCCGGCTCACCGAGCCCCTGGTCCGATGCCCTGACACGGGGGTCCTGACGCCCGCGTCCTGGGAGGAGGCACTCGCCGCCGTCGCCGACGGGCTGCGCCGGACCCGCGCCGACCACGGTCCCGATGCCGTGGGGGTCTTCGGCGGCGGCGGCCTCACCAACGAGAAGGCGTACACGCTGGGGAAGTTCGCCCGGCTCGTCCTCGGCACCTCCCAGATCGACTACAACGGCCGCTTCTGCATGTCGTCGGCGGCCGCCGCGCACGGCAGGGCCTTCGGCCTCGACCGGGGACTCCCCTTCCCCCTGGAGGACATCCCGAAGACCGGCTGCGTGATCCTCGTCGGCTCCAACCTGGCCGAGACCATGCCCCCCGCGCTGCGCTACCTCACCGAGCTGAAGGAGAACGGCGGAAAGCTGATCGTCATCGATCCGCGCCGCACCCGGACCGCCGAACAGGCCGACCTCCACCTCGCGCCGCGCCCCGGCACCGACCTGGCGCTCGCCCTCGGCATGCTGCACCTCGTGGTGGCCGAAGGACGCGTCGACCAGGAGTTCGTGGCAACTCGCACCTCCGGCTGGGAGGCCGCGCGCGCCGGGGCCATGTCCCACTGGCCCGAGCAGGTCGAGCGCATCACCGGCGTGTCGGTGCCCCGGCTCCGGGAGGCCGTCGCCCTGTTCTCCGACGCCGACACCGGCATGGTGCTGACCGCGCGCGGCCCCGAGCAGCAGTCCAAGGGCACCGACACCGTCGGCGCCTGGATCAACCTCTGCCTGGCCACCGGCAAGGCGGGCCGGCCGCTCAGCGGCTACGGCTGCCTCACCGGCCAGGGCAACGGCCAGGGCGGCCGCGAGCACGGCCAGAAGGCCGACCAGCTCCCCGGCTACCGCAAGCTCGACGACCCGGCGGCACGCGCGCACGTGGCCGGGGTCTGGGGCGTGCCCCCCGAGTCGCTGCCCGGTCCCGGGCGGAGCGCGTACGAGCTCCTCGACGCACTCGGCGGCGACGTGAAGTCCCTGCTCCTCATGGGCTCCAACCCGGTGGTCTCCGCGCCCCGCGCCGCCCACATCGAGGGACGGCTGCGCTCGCTCGACTTCCTCGCCGTCGCGGACGTGGTGCTCTCCGAGACCGCCGCGCTCGCCGATGTCGTCCTGCCCGTCACCCAGTGGGCGGAGGAGACCGGCACCATGACCAACCTGGAGGGCCGGGTACTGCTCCGCCGACGCGCCCTCACCCCGCCCGCCGGGGTCCGCAGCGACCTGGAGGTGCTGCACGCGCTCGCCGGACTCCTCGGCTGGGAGAAGGGATTCCCCGCCGAGCCGGAGGAGGTCTTCGACGAGCTGCGCCGGGCCTCGGCCGGCGGTCCCGCCGACTACTCGGGCATCGACTACCGGCGGATCGAGGACGAGCAGGGAGTCTTCTGGCCCTGCCCCGAGACCCCGGAGGGCACCGAGTCCCACCCGGGGACGCCCCGGCTGTTCCTGGACCGGTTCGCGACCCCCGACGGGCGGGCCCGGTTCGTGCCGGTGGTGCACCGCGCGGCGGCCGAGGAGACGGACGCCGAGTACCCCGTCGTCCTCACCACCGGCCGGGTCGTGTCCCAGTACCAGTCGGGCGCCCAGACCCGGCGGGTCGACGAGCTGAACGCGGCGGCCCCCGGCCCCTTCGTGGAGCTCCACCCCCGGGTCGCCGAGCGGCTCGGGGTGGCGGAGGGCGAGCGGATCGCGGTGGTCTCGCGGCGCGGCCGGGCCGTCGCACCGGCCCGGATCACCACCGCCATCCGGCCGGACACCGTCTTCATGCCGTTCCACTGGGCGGGCGAGGGCCGGGCCAACACCCTGGTGAACCCGGCCCTCGACCCGATCTCCCGGATGCCCGAGTTCAAGGTGTGCGCGGTCCGTCTGGAGCGCGCGGGCAACGACACCTAG
- a CDS encoding MMPL family transporter → MKGDPMEGRKRFVGWGVLALWVIVLALAAPLAGKLGDVQRDRAVDYLPASADSTQVANIMEQMPGGGSTDLVLVYHRDGGLTAADKATAAREVRQVAADHPLASPPRPVPSEDGTTLLYAVSSTEPGTDEAARDAFVHDVRATVSGEVGGPGALATDASEVYNSLDGPLLYTTVAVVAILLIVIYRSPFLWLVPLAVAGVADFLSMAVTYALHQGFDISVSGQSTGVMTILVFGAGTDYALLLVSRYREELRRVPRPYDAMAAALRGCGPAVLASSGTVALGMLCLLAADMNSSRGMGPTAAVGVLCALIAMMTLLPALLVVLGRRVFWPLIPAYGSEPKAARRSLFAAMGSSAGRRPLAVLLAGAAALAALALGALNLPGALKQEDSFSSTPEAVAAMKTLAAAYPELGTQPVTVVAPTDLVPRALRTALATDGVAKAERGRSGGGWTEISVIAAHPPQSAAETATIEELRTALGDGVYVGGPSTEQLDMSDTSARDRNIVVPLVIVVVLIVLVVLLRSLVAPLVLVAAVVAVWGAALGIGGLVFEGLFGFGGTDPGLALLSFVFLVALGVDYGIFLMHRMREECLDGAEPGAAALTALRTTGGVIASAGLVLAATFAVLVNMPMVQLAELGFVIAVGVLLDTFLVRTYLVTSASVLLGRKVWWPGPLARTPAPTAGSGSGREPVRV, encoded by the coding sequence ATGAAGGGGGACCCGATGGAGGGCCGTAAGAGGTTCGTCGGCTGGGGGGTGCTGGCCCTGTGGGTGATCGTGCTCGCCCTGGCCGCACCGCTCGCCGGAAAGCTCGGCGACGTACAGCGCGACCGCGCCGTCGACTACCTGCCCGCGAGCGCCGACTCGACGCAGGTCGCGAACATCATGGAGCAGATGCCCGGTGGCGGCTCCACCGACCTCGTGCTCGTCTACCACCGTGACGGCGGACTGACCGCCGCGGACAAGGCCACCGCCGCCCGCGAAGTGCGGCAGGTCGCCGCCGACCACCCGCTCGCCTCGCCGCCGCGGCCCGTCCCCTCCGAGGACGGCACCACCCTCCTGTACGCCGTGTCGAGCACGGAGCCCGGTACGGACGAGGCGGCCAGAGACGCCTTCGTCCACGACGTCCGCGCGACCGTGAGCGGCGAGGTCGGCGGCCCGGGCGCGCTCGCCACCGACGCGAGCGAGGTCTACAACTCCCTCGACGGCCCGCTCCTCTACACGACCGTCGCCGTCGTCGCGATCCTCCTGATCGTCATCTACCGCAGCCCGTTCCTCTGGCTCGTCCCGCTGGCCGTCGCCGGTGTCGCCGACTTCCTCTCCATGGCCGTCACCTACGCCCTGCACCAGGGCTTCGACATCAGCGTCTCCGGCCAGAGCACGGGCGTCATGACGATCCTCGTCTTCGGCGCGGGCACCGACTACGCGCTGCTCCTCGTCTCCCGCTACCGCGAGGAACTGCGCCGCGTCCCCCGCCCGTACGACGCCATGGCCGCCGCGCTGCGCGGCTGCGGCCCCGCCGTCCTCGCGTCCTCGGGGACCGTCGCCCTCGGCATGCTCTGTCTGCTCGCCGCCGACATGAACAGCAGCCGGGGCATGGGGCCCACGGCCGCCGTCGGTGTCCTGTGCGCGCTCATCGCGATGATGACGCTGCTCCCCGCCCTGCTCGTCGTCCTCGGGCGCCGGGTGTTCTGGCCCCTGATCCCGGCGTACGGAAGCGAGCCGAAGGCCGCGCGCCGTTCGCTCTTCGCCGCCATGGGCTCCTCCGCCGGACGGCGCCCCCTCGCCGTCCTCCTCGCGGGCGCCGCCGCCCTGGCCGCTCTGGCGCTCGGTGCGCTGAACCTGCCCGGAGCCCTCAAGCAGGAGGACTCGTTCAGTTCCACCCCGGAGGCGGTCGCCGCGATGAAGACGCTGGCCGCCGCGTACCCGGAGCTGGGAACCCAGCCCGTCACCGTGGTCGCCCCGACGGACCTGGTCCCCCGGGCGCTGCGGACCGCGCTCGCGACCGACGGCGTCGCGAAGGCCGAACGCGGCCGCAGCGGCGGCGGCTGGACGGAGATCTCCGTCATCGCCGCGCACCCGCCGCAGTCCGCGGCCGAGACCGCGACCATCGAGGAACTGCGGACCGCGCTCGGCGACGGCGTGTACGTCGGCGGGCCCAGCACGGAACAGCTCGACATGAGCGACACCAGCGCGCGCGACCGGAACATCGTCGTCCCGCTCGTCATCGTCGTCGTCCTGATCGTGCTGGTCGTGCTGCTGCGCAGCCTCGTCGCACCCCTGGTCCTGGTCGCCGCCGTGGTCGCCGTCTGGGGCGCGGCCCTCGGTATCGGCGGTCTCGTCTTCGAGGGCCTCTTCGGCTTCGGGGGCACCGACCCCGGCCTCGCCCTGCTCTCCTTCGTCTTCCTCGTCGCCCTCGGCGTCGACTACGGCATCTTCCTGATGCACCGGATGCGTGAGGAGTGCCTGGACGGTGCCGAGCCGGGTGCCGCGGCCCTCACGGCCCTGCGGACGACCGGCGGGGTGATCGCCTCGGCGGGACTCGTCCTCGCCGCGACCTTCGCGGTGCTCGTCAACATGCCGATGGTGCAACTGGCCGAGCTCGGCTTCGTGATCGCGGTCGGTGTCCTGCTCGACACCTTCCTCGTCCGCACCTATCTCGTCACCAGCGCGAGCGTGCTGCTCGGCCGGAAGGTGTGGTGGCCCGGCCCGCTGGCCAGGACGCCTGCGCCGACGGCGGGTTCAGGATCCGGGCGGGAGCCCGTACGGGTCTGA
- a CDS encoding aquaporin gives MRMSPPALPRRVAAEFIGTGSLVAVIVGSGIRADSLSQDIGVRLLANAAASAIGLGLLIALIGPLSGAHFNPVVTLSEWWSRRPERGGREALAYIGAQLAGAVAGALLAEAMFGRTPGAWATEPRSALHLLLGEAVATAGLVLVVQGLRHIGRPGLAPVAVAGYIGAAIWFTSSGSFANPAATVGRSLSDSFTGIAPASVPAFAAAQLLGMLLGMALAGVLYGTRGASGEPNPADARRTR, from the coding sequence ATGAGAATGTCCCCGCCCGCGCTCCCCCGGCGCGTCGCCGCCGAGTTCATCGGAACCGGCTCCCTCGTCGCCGTCATCGTCGGCTCCGGCATCCGCGCCGACTCACTGAGCCAGGACATCGGCGTCCGACTGCTCGCCAACGCCGCCGCCTCCGCCATCGGTCTCGGGCTGCTCATCGCCCTCATCGGCCCGCTCTCCGGCGCCCACTTCAACCCCGTCGTGACCCTCTCCGAGTGGTGGTCCCGGCGCCCCGAGCGCGGGGGACGCGAGGCACTCGCCTACATCGGCGCCCAGCTCGCCGGAGCCGTCGCGGGCGCGCTGCTCGCCGAGGCGATGTTCGGGCGGACGCCCGGCGCCTGGGCCACGGAGCCGCGTTCGGCGCTCCATCTCCTGCTCGGCGAGGCCGTCGCCACCGCCGGACTCGTCCTCGTCGTCCAGGGCCTGCGCCACATCGGCCGTCCCGGCCTCGCCCCCGTCGCGGTCGCGGGCTACATCGGCGCGGCGATCTGGTTCACCTCCTCCGGCTCCTTCGCCAACCCGGCCGCCACCGTCGGCCGCTCCCTCTCCGACTCCTTCACCGGCATCGCCCCCGCCTCCGTGCCCGCCTTCGCCGCCGCCCAGCTGCTCGGCATGCTGCTCGGGATGGCCCTGGCCGGTGTGTTGTACGGAACACGCGGGGCGTCCGGTGAACCGAATCCCGCCGATGCGCGTCGGACGAGGTGA
- a CDS encoding SanA/YdcF family protein, giving the protein MPARLTRLIPRTTRARRRTVQAAMLGAVLALTPVTWMHTAAAGKLRTTADVPARDVAVVFGAGLWKGRPTPYLAHRLDTAAELYRTGKVRVLLVTGDNSRTAYDEPSAMRAYLAARGVPDGRIVSDYAGFDTWDSCVRAKKVFGVDRAVLVTQDFHIKRAVALCGRAGVDAYGVGVPEPHDRTWYYGTTRELFAAGKASLDAALRPDPQFLGPEEKGVTEALASPRRP; this is encoded by the coding sequence ATGCCGGCACGGCTCACCCGGCTGATCCCCCGCACCACCCGGGCCCGCCGCCGTACCGTCCAGGCCGCGATGCTGGGCGCCGTCCTCGCGCTCACCCCCGTCACCTGGATGCACACCGCCGCCGCCGGGAAGCTCCGTACCACCGCCGACGTGCCCGCCCGGGACGTCGCCGTCGTCTTCGGCGCCGGGCTGTGGAAGGGGCGCCCCACCCCGTACCTCGCGCACCGGCTCGACACGGCCGCCGAGCTGTACCGGACGGGCAAGGTCCGGGTCCTGCTCGTCACCGGCGACAACAGCAGGACCGCATACGACGAACCCAGCGCCATGCGCGCGTACCTCGCCGCGCGCGGGGTGCCGGACGGGCGGATCGTCAGCGACTACGCGGGCTTCGACACCTGGGACTCCTGTGTCCGGGCCAAGAAGGTCTTCGGCGTCGACCGGGCCGTCCTCGTCACCCAGGACTTCCACATCAAGCGGGCCGTCGCACTGTGCGGGCGGGCGGGCGTCGACGCGTACGGCGTCGGGGTCCCCGAACCCCACGACCGCACCTGGTACTACGGCACCACCCGCGAACTGTTCGCCGCCGGCAAGGCCTCCCTCGACGCCGCCCTGCGGCCCGATCCGCAGTTCCTCGGCCCGGAGGAGAAGGGCGTCACCGAGGCTCTGGCCTCACCTCGGAGGCCGTAG